Proteins co-encoded in one Quercus robur chromosome 8, dhQueRobu3.1, whole genome shotgun sequence genomic window:
- the LOC126696910 gene encoding putative recombination initiation defects 3 isoform X2, giving the protein MKLKINKACDLSSISVFPPHARRSSAVPTGPNAQASQLQSQQSQQSFSQGFSSQHGMFSQLSQNSLNEALTNDQRFGSQERENSVKKISCLPPPSCSREESQMQISRSSANLMRKWNSASVTDHRCQISEELEHRIGLMETSLSRFGMILDSVQSDVMQVNKGTKEVSLEMDSTRQKLIVQDNILQSMNRGQEDLKASIAGGFKLISDQHSKDIYQDKLQETFKVVSALPQQVEASILRLQDKLGNTLSKEVQGTDQRATSQRYEKPPRDLAVSPKAYKKTTIVPKVETGGWKSVKVDKAISTNRASNKVQKQNRVSPLGQEKICRVIIESDEEIDRDFSCLLEEETGMGKFFNKEVKEETDRILRKARRRKRKCCNPIIIN; this is encoded by the exons ATGAAGTTGAAGATCAACAAAGCTTGCGATCTAAGCTCCATCTCCGTCTTTCCTCCTCACGCCAG GAGATCAAGTGCGGTACCAACTGGACCTAATGCTCAAGCATCACAACTCCAATCGCAACAGTCGCAGCAATCATTTTCGCAGGGATTTTCATCTCAGCATGGCATGTTTTCTCAGCTCTCTCAGAACTCTCTCAATGAGGCTCTGACTAATGATCAG AGATTTGGTTCTCAAGAACGAGAAAACTCTGTTAAGAAGATTTCTTGCTTGCCTCCACCTAGTTGTTCACGAGAAGAGAGTCAAATGCAAATCTCAAGATCTTCAGCCAATCTAATGCGGAAATGGAATTCTGCTTCTGTTACAGATCATAGAT GTCAGATTAGTGAAGAACTTGAACATCGAATTGGAttgatggaaacttcattaagCAGGTTTGGAATGATCCTGGATTCTGTTCAGAGCGATGTCATGCAAGTAAACAAAGGAACAAAAGAAGTTTCACTGGAGA TGGACAGCACACGGCAGAAACTGATTGTTCAAGATAACATTCTGCAGTCAATG AACAGGGGACAAGAAGATTTGAAAGCTAGCATTGCTGGGGGATTCAAGTTGATATCTGATCAGCATAGCAAAGATATATATCAAGACAAGTTACAGGAGACTTTTAAGGTGGTCTCAGCCTTACCACAGCAGGTGGAAGCATCTATATTGAGATTACAAGATAAGCTCGGCAACACCCTCTCCAAAGAAGTGCAA GGTACTGACCAACGTGCTACTTCGCAGAGATATGAAAAGCCTCCTAGGGA TTTGGCAGTGTCTCCAAAGGCCTATAAGAAAACAACTATCGTTCCGAAGGTAGAAACAGGAGGCTGGAAATCAGTAAAAGTGGATAAGGCAATTTCCACTAATAGGGCATCCAACAAGGTGCAGAAACAAAACAGAGTTTCCCCCCTAGGACAG GAAAAGATTTGTAGAGTTATCATTGAATCAGATGAGGAGATTGATAGAGATTTTTCCTGCTTGCTTGAAGAGGAAACAG GCATgggaaaattttttaataaggagGTAAAGGAAGAGACTGATCGGATTCTGAGGAAAGCAAGGAGGCGAAAGAGAAAATGCTGTAATCcaataattattaattga
- the LOC126696910 gene encoding putative recombination initiation defects 3 isoform X1: MKLKINKACDLSSISVFPPHARRSSAVPTGPNAQASQLQSQQSQQSFSQGFSSQHGMFSQLSQNSLNEALTNDQRFGSQERENSVKKISCLPPPSCSREESQMQISRSSANLMRKWNSASVTDHRCQISEELEHRIGLMETSLSRFGMILDSVQSDVMQVNKGTKEVSLEMDSTRQKLIVQDNILQSMNRGQEDLKASIAGGFKLISDQHSKDIYQDKLQETFKVVSALPQQVEASILRLQDKLGNTLSKEVQAMACSLKTPNQKYIAPSILLPEGTDQRATSQRYEKPPRDLAVSPKAYKKTTIVPKVETGGWKSVKVDKAISTNRASNKVQKQNRVSPLGQEKICRVIIESDEEIDRDFSCLLEEETGMGKFFNKEVKEETDRILRKARRRKRKCCNPIIIN, translated from the exons ATGAAGTTGAAGATCAACAAAGCTTGCGATCTAAGCTCCATCTCCGTCTTTCCTCCTCACGCCAG GAGATCAAGTGCGGTACCAACTGGACCTAATGCTCAAGCATCACAACTCCAATCGCAACAGTCGCAGCAATCATTTTCGCAGGGATTTTCATCTCAGCATGGCATGTTTTCTCAGCTCTCTCAGAACTCTCTCAATGAGGCTCTGACTAATGATCAG AGATTTGGTTCTCAAGAACGAGAAAACTCTGTTAAGAAGATTTCTTGCTTGCCTCCACCTAGTTGTTCACGAGAAGAGAGTCAAATGCAAATCTCAAGATCTTCAGCCAATCTAATGCGGAAATGGAATTCTGCTTCTGTTACAGATCATAGAT GTCAGATTAGTGAAGAACTTGAACATCGAATTGGAttgatggaaacttcattaagCAGGTTTGGAATGATCCTGGATTCTGTTCAGAGCGATGTCATGCAAGTAAACAAAGGAACAAAAGAAGTTTCACTGGAGA TGGACAGCACACGGCAGAAACTGATTGTTCAAGATAACATTCTGCAGTCAATG AACAGGGGACAAGAAGATTTGAAAGCTAGCATTGCTGGGGGATTCAAGTTGATATCTGATCAGCATAGCAAAGATATATATCAAGACAAGTTACAGGAGACTTTTAAGGTGGTCTCAGCCTTACCACAGCAGGTGGAAGCATCTATATTGAGATTACAAGATAAGCTCGGCAACACCCTCTCCAAAGAAGTGCAA GCAATGGCTTGCAGCCTGAAGACTCCTAACCAAAAATATATAGCACCCTCTATCCTCCTCCCAGAG GGTACTGACCAACGTGCTACTTCGCAGAGATATGAAAAGCCTCCTAGGGA TTTGGCAGTGTCTCCAAAGGCCTATAAGAAAACAACTATCGTTCCGAAGGTAGAAACAGGAGGCTGGAAATCAGTAAAAGTGGATAAGGCAATTTCCACTAATAGGGCATCCAACAAGGTGCAGAAACAAAACAGAGTTTCCCCCCTAGGACAG GAAAAGATTTGTAGAGTTATCATTGAATCAGATGAGGAGATTGATAGAGATTTTTCCTGCTTGCTTGAAGAGGAAACAG GCATgggaaaattttttaataaggagGTAAAGGAAGAGACTGATCGGATTCTGAGGAAAGCAAGGAGGCGAAAGAGAAAATGCTGTAATCcaataattattaattga